TTGCCTTGAATGATGTTGATGTCCGTCTCATTATTACGAGTGATGGAACCCCGTTCTGTGGTGTAGATTTTCACGCCGGCTTTTTTAAGCCGCGCCAGCACGGAAGGGTGAGGATGAAAATATTCATTGTTGTCGCCAAATGAAATCAAAGCCACCTCCGGTTTGAGCGTATCGAGAAAAATCGGGTTTGTGCTTGTGTTACTGCCGTGATGCGGAATCAGCATTACATCAATATCTCCGATCAACGGAGCAAGCGGTGTTTCAAAATCAATAGTCTGATAGGGCGGATTGCCGCCACCCCCGGGCATGTCCCCGTCGGTAAAATAGCGGAACTGTCCGTATTGGATGACAAGAGCGTGATTTAAATTATTTTCGTCGGCATCAGCATTGGGAGGCGGCGGCAATGTTCCAATCCAGCCATTGCTGGCCTTGATTTGAATGGTTGCGGGACCAAGGGAAACCGTCTCTCCAACATTCCTATTTGTTTTGTTGATCACATCTTCTGCATTGGCAAAACCTTTGCCCAAAATAGTTTTGAGTCCTCCCATATGATCCTCCTGAAGGTGGGAGATGAAAATATGTTCCAGATGGGTGATGCCTAAATCTTCGAGGACCGAAAAAATTGCAGGAGGACCCGTGTCTGGGGGCCCCACATCAATTAATATCGCTTCATTTTCCGGAGAAACAAGGAGAGTGGAATCTCCTTGCCCGACATCAAGCACAATAATCCGCATCCATCCCGGTTTGGTCGATTCCGGCTCAGCCGGTTCGCTTGGATTCGCTTGAATGCTGGCGGGCGAAATATTTTTTGGCATTTCAATCGCGGGACCACATCCAGAGAAGACG
The sequence above is a segment of the Deltaproteobacteria bacterium genome. Coding sequences within it:
- a CDS encoding MBL fold metallo-hydrolase — translated: MPKNISPASIQANPSEPAEPESTKPGWMRIIVLDVGQGDSTLLVSPENEAILIDVGPPDTGPPAIFSVLEDLGITHLEHIFISHLQEDHMGGLKTILGKGFANAEDVINKTNRNVGETVSLGPATIQIKASNGWIGTLPPPPNADADENNLNHALVIQYGQFRYFTDGDMPGGGGNPPYQTIDFETPLAPLIGDIDVMLIPHHGSNTSTNPIFLDTLKPEVALISFGDNNEYFHPHPSVLARLKKAGVKIYTTERGSITRNNETDINIIQGNICLLTNGETYFVKAYAIDKCTPPPL